In Papaver somniferum cultivar HN1 chromosome 1, ASM357369v1, whole genome shotgun sequence, a genomic segment contains:
- the LOC113359641 gene encoding basic leucine zipper 19-like: MDDGELDFSNQVLKMNQLLTMDSFLEDFLGDSHAAGTQTHVSNPTEQDAPGSQSYSHHRTKNHPVEEKTTTEETDGSVEIKSKKRAPGNRESVRKYRERKKARQALIEDELAKLRIVNQQLLKRLQGQVALEQEVARFKLLLVDIRGRIKGELGSFPYQKPTAKGIAGGISRNMLHSTLSGAYDVNQCDLEYPGLDNQDVDVSAGFQNEGFGASDGSYLPCVWNNNSGYNEFLDFGQTNVRVTTNVDNASAASKRRKGKVSNKRSNR, translated from the coding sequence ATGGATGATGGAGAGTTAGATTTCTCTAACCAGGTTTTAAAGATGAACCAATTACTGACGATGGATAGTTTTTTGGAGGATTTTCTTGGTGATAGTCATGCAGCAGGTACTCAAACCCATGTTTCCAACCCAACTGAACAAGATGCACCTGGCTCACAAAGTTATTCTCATCACCGTACTAAAAACCATCCTGTCGAAGAGAAAACCACTACGGAGGAAACAGATGGCTCTGTtgaaattaaatcaaaaaaacgTGCACCGGGTAACAGGGAGTCTGTGCGTAAATACCGCGAGAGAAAGAAAGCCCGGCAAGCTTTAATTGAGGACGAACTTGCCAAACTGAGGATCGTAAATCAACAGTTGTTAAAAAGGTTGCAGGGACAAGTTGCTCTTGAGCAAGAGGTAGCTAGGTTTAAGCTTCTGCTTGTGGACATTAGGGGAAGGATTAAGGGCGAACTTGGGTCGTTTCCTTATCAGAAACCAACTGCTAAGGGTATCGCTGGTGGCATTTCGCGGAACATGCTCCACTCTACCTTGTCTGGGGCTTATGATGTGAACCAGTGCGACCTGGAATACCCCGGGTTAGATAATCAAGATGTTGACGTATCTGCCGGATTTCAGAACGAAGGTTTTGGGGCTTCTGATGGTAGTTATCTACCATGTGTTTGGAATAATAATTCAGGATATAATGAGTTTCTAGATTTTGGACAAACAAATGTCAGGGTAACTACTAATGTTGATAATGCTTCTGCTGCTTCGAAGAGGAGAAAAGGAAAGGTCTCAAACAAAAGATCGAATAGATAA